In the Spirochaetota bacterium genome, AAGATCCAGGAGGTCGCGCTTCAGTAATCCGTGATCAGGATAGCGCTCACGAATATCGGCCCCGCGGGCCTGCCCGTAAAGGCCGGAATACCGCTGGGTATCCTGGTCGAGGGTCATGCGGATACGGGAACCAGGGGTGAGGATATCGTGTGCGCCGGCGTTTCGGC is a window encoding:
- a CDS encoding ribosomal-processing cysteine protease Prp; protein product: MIRIALTNIGPAGLPVKAGIPLGILVEGHADTGTRGEDIVCAGVSA